The genomic DNA AGCTGCGGTGCCGCGAAACCGGTGTTGAGCAGCAGCGCGTTGGCACCGAGCTTGTTGAGCGCGATCGACGCTTCGACGAATCCGCGGTGGTTGCGCGCGTACAGGCCGACGCCGTCGCCGCAGCGAACGCCGGCCGCGGCCAGCCCGCGTGCCATCGAGTTGGTTCGAGTTTCGATCTCCTCGAACGTCAGCGGCGGGCCGACCTCGTCGATCAGACCGATGTCTTTCGGCCGTCGGGCCGCAGAGGCCGCAAAGCCGCCGGCGACGGTCGAGCCGTACTTGCCGACGCCCTGCTTGACCAGCGCGCCGAGAAAGCTCGGCCGCAGCATTCCTGTGCTGCCGAGGACGTCAAAAACTTCGAGAAAACGGGAGACGGGGCCCCCTTGACCTGTACCGCGAAGGCTCATGGAGGGCGTTCCTTACGCGAGCCTGCCACCCAAGGGAACAGCAGGGCGCGTTCGAGGTCTGACCGTGAGTTGGGACGGCGTGGCGATTTGCTCCCATGAAGGTATCTGTTAGAAGCGCGGGCTCGGTTGTTCGCGACCGGGTCCATAATTGGATGCGGGGTCGTAGTTCAGTCGGTTAGAACGCCGGCCTGTCACGCCGGAGGTCGCGAGTTCGAGTCTCGTCGGCCCCGCCAGTTCTTTCCGGGTCGTCGGACATCCAGAAAACTGAGCGCGAGAGCGCGAAGACGCAAAAGTTCGGTACGGATCGCGTTAGTCAGAGGCATCATGCAGCAGAAGGTCACAAGAAGCCTTTCGGTCGAAGAGGCGCTCGCCGCGCGCCAGTGGTACGTCGTGGACGCGGCCGACCAGGTTCTCGGCAGGCTCGCAACGCGCGTCGCGGGCGTCCTGCGCGGCAAGCACAATCCGGCATTTACGCCGCACGTCGACTGCGGCGATTTCGTCGTGGTCGTCAACGCCGACCGCATCCGCCTGACCGGCAACAAGGCCAAGGGCAAGATCCACTACACGCATTCCGGTTATCCGGGCGGGACCAAGGCGCGAAGCGCCGGCGACATCCTCGCCAAGGATCCGGAAAAGCTGATCCGCCAGGCCGTCGTGGGCATGCTCCCGCGCAATCGCCTTGGCCGCCAGCTT from Candidatus Limnocylindrales bacterium includes the following:
- the rplM gene encoding 50S ribosomal protein L13: MQQKVTRSLSVEEALAARQWYVVDAADQVLGRLATRVAGVLRGKHNPAFTPHVDCGDFVVVVNADRIRLTGNKAKGKIHYTHSGYPGGTKARSAGDILAKDPEKLIRQAVVGMLPRNRLGRQLATKLKIYAGAEHPHTAQQPHDLAV